One stretch of Corallococcus exiguus DNA includes these proteins:
- a CDS encoding histidine kinase produces the protein MSAALDVKGSPGDAGASFGGQGLESVDLPDVFQVDVAVCVRDALGLLGATRRLRGMEVALELPEDPVIARVSRRRLEQVLLLLVAHAADVAPQAAPSVRVVVDPPDDFGDVGPRFQVVMPGVSLSERETRSVVLSPLRVGSTQRRLARARELVDAMGGEFAVERLEEGTAVSVVLPAPGLASF, from the coding sequence ATGAGCGCAGCGCTGGATGTGAAGGGATCGCCGGGGGACGCGGGAGCCTCCTTCGGTGGCCAGGGGCTCGAGTCCGTGGACCTTCCAGACGTCTTCCAGGTGGACGTGGCGGTGTGCGTGCGTGACGCGCTGGGGCTGCTCGGCGCGACGCGGCGGTTGCGCGGCATGGAGGTGGCGCTGGAGCTTCCCGAGGACCCGGTGATCGCCCGGGTCAGCCGGCGCCGCCTGGAGCAGGTGCTCCTGTTGCTCGTCGCCCACGCGGCGGACGTGGCCCCGCAGGCGGCGCCCTCCGTGCGGGTGGTGGTGGATCCGCCGGACGACTTCGGAGACGTGGGGCCTCGCTTCCAGGTGGTGATGCCGGGCGTGAGCCTCTCTGAGCGGGAGACGCGCTCGGTCGTTCTGTCGCCCCTGCGCGTGGGCAGCACCCAGCGGCGGCTCGCCCGCGCGCGGGAGCTGGTGGATGCCATGGGCGGGGAGTTCGCGGTAGAGCGCCTGGAAGAGGGGACGGCCGTGAGCGTCGTCCTGCCGGCTCCTGGGCTCGCGAGCTTCTAG
- the icd gene encoding NADP-dependent isocitrate dehydrogenase codes for MAPPSGEKITLQNGKLTVPNNPIIPFIEGDGTGRDIWKASQAVFDAAVEKAYGGKKKISWYEVLAGEKSFKQVNNWLPDETVAAFREYLVGIKGPLTTPVGGGIRSLNVALRQMLDLYVCLRPVRYFKGVPSPVKQPDKVDMVIFRENTEDIYAGIEFEAGTAQAEKFLGWLKQEFPKEAGKIRFPANVGIGIKPVSQEGTERLVRAAIQYAVDLKRKSVTLVHKGNIMKFTEGAFRKWGYDLAAREFGDKVYTWDQWEATKAAKGEEAANAEQKAAVSAGKIIIKDSIADITLQQVLTRPDEFDVIATLNLNGDYLSDALAAQVGGIGIAPGGNINYVSGHAVFEATHGTAPKYADLDKVNPGSVILSGEMMLRHMGWNEAADLIIKGMDKAIAARTVTYDFARLMKLETKETVSEVKCSEFGQAIIKHM; via the coding sequence ATGGCGCCTCCCTCTGGCGAGAAGATCACCCTGCAGAACGGCAAGCTGACCGTTCCGAACAACCCGATCATCCCCTTCATCGAGGGCGACGGCACTGGCCGCGACATCTGGAAGGCCTCGCAGGCCGTGTTCGACGCGGCGGTGGAGAAGGCGTACGGCGGCAAGAAGAAGATCTCCTGGTACGAAGTGCTGGCCGGCGAGAAGTCCTTCAAGCAGGTGAACAACTGGCTGCCGGACGAGACGGTCGCCGCGTTCCGCGAGTACCTGGTGGGCATCAAGGGCCCTCTGACGACGCCGGTGGGCGGTGGCATCCGCTCCCTGAACGTGGCGCTGCGCCAGATGCTGGACCTGTACGTCTGCCTGCGGCCCGTGCGCTACTTCAAGGGCGTGCCCAGCCCGGTGAAGCAGCCGGACAAGGTGGACATGGTCATCTTCCGTGAGAACACGGAAGACATCTACGCGGGCATCGAGTTCGAGGCCGGCACCGCGCAGGCGGAGAAGTTCCTGGGCTGGCTGAAGCAGGAGTTCCCCAAGGAGGCGGGCAAGATCCGCTTCCCGGCGAACGTGGGCATCGGCATCAAGCCCGTGTCGCAGGAAGGCACGGAGCGCCTGGTGCGCGCGGCCATCCAGTACGCGGTGGACCTCAAGCGCAAGAGCGTCACGCTGGTCCACAAGGGCAACATCATGAAGTTCACCGAGGGCGCGTTCCGCAAGTGGGGCTACGACCTCGCGGCGCGTGAGTTCGGTGACAAGGTCTACACCTGGGACCAGTGGGAGGCGACCAAGGCCGCCAAGGGCGAGGAGGCCGCCAACGCCGAGCAGAAGGCCGCGGTGTCCGCCGGGAAGATCATCATCAAGGACTCCATCGCGGACATCACCCTGCAGCAGGTGCTGACCCGTCCGGACGAGTTCGACGTCATCGCCACGCTGAACCTCAACGGCGACTACCTGTCGGACGCGCTCGCGGCGCAGGTGGGCGGCATCGGCATCGCGCCGGGCGGCAACATCAACTACGTCTCCGGCCACGCCGTCTTCGAGGCCACCCACGGCACCGCGCCGAAGTACGCGGACCTGGACAAGGTGAACCCGGGCTCCGTCATCCTCTCTGGCGAGATGATGCTCCGCCACATGGGCTGGAACGAGGCCGCGGACCTGATCATCAAGGGCATGGACAAGGCCATCGCGGCGCGCACCGTGACGTACGACTTCGCGCGCCTGATGAAGCTGGAGACGAAGGAGACCGTGTCCGAGGTGAAGTGCTCGGAGTTCGGTCAGGCCATCATCAAGCACATGTAG